The Saccharomonospora cyanea NA-134 genome includes a region encoding these proteins:
- a CDS encoding SgcJ/EcaC family oxidoreductase, with the protein MDLDRTKKPGLPARPHAGTLPVDERDDAALRALVRDIETGFNDKRPDVLDGAFTDDAVVVVPDGTLIRGWEALYAYHTRRLSSVVRDWRMHVSVLGLARLDQDTAVVHIRQDMRTPEGSFANHGTLVAVRRDSRWWIGALHNTNVEA; encoded by the coding sequence ATGGATCTCGACCGGACGAAGAAACCCGGCCTGCCCGCCCGGCCCCACGCCGGCACCCTGCCCGTCGACGAACGGGACGACGCCGCGTTGCGCGCGCTCGTGCGGGACATCGAGACGGGGTTCAACGACAAACGGCCCGACGTCCTCGACGGCGCGTTCACCGACGACGCCGTCGTCGTGGTGCCGGACGGCACGCTCATCCGGGGTTGGGAAGCGCTGTACGCCTACCACACGCGGCGACTGTCGTCGGTGGTGCGCGACTGGCGGATGCACGTCAGCGTACTCGGCCTGGCGCGCCTCGATCAGGACACAGCAGTCGTCCACATAAGACAGGACATGAGGACGCCCGAAGGGTCGTTCGCCAACCACGGGACGCTGGTGGCCGTCCGCAGGGATAGCCGGTGGTGGATCGGCGCGTTGCACAACACCAACGTCGAGGCGTGA
- a CDS encoding HAD family hydrolase translates to MDTALILDVDGTLVDTTYHHAIAWYRAFAEVGVTVPVWRIHRAIGMGGDKLVSAVAGEEVEAAHGDRVRELWKAEADRLMPEVRTFDGAVELLDAAAEQDLPVVLASSGKPDHVDHYLDLLDGRRRAVAWTSSADVSETKPAPNLLDAAWEQAGTERALAVGDSVWDCDAAGGMGIPAVAVRTGGFGVEELTSHGARAVYDDLHQLRQDLPRLVGLATAPSPSGRDTRRSG, encoded by the coding sequence ATGGACACCGCGCTCATCCTCGACGTGGACGGCACACTCGTCGACACGACGTATCACCACGCCATCGCCTGGTACCGCGCGTTCGCCGAGGTGGGCGTGACGGTGCCGGTGTGGCGCATCCACCGGGCCATCGGTATGGGAGGTGACAAGCTCGTCTCAGCGGTCGCGGGCGAGGAGGTCGAGGCAGCCCACGGTGATCGGGTACGGGAACTCTGGAAGGCCGAGGCCGACCGCCTGATGCCCGAGGTCCGCACGTTCGACGGTGCGGTGGAACTGCTCGACGCCGCCGCCGAGCAGGACCTGCCGGTCGTGCTGGCCAGTTCCGGCAAGCCGGACCACGTCGACCACTATCTCGACCTGCTGGACGGCAGACGCCGTGCGGTGGCATGGACGAGTTCGGCGGACGTGTCGGAGACCAAGCCCGCACCGAACCTCCTCGACGCCGCCTGGGAGCAGGCGGGGACGGAACGCGCTCTCGCTGTCGGGGACTCCGTGTGGGACTGCGACGCGGCAGGCGGGATGGGCATACCGGCCGTCGCCGTCCGCACCGGAGGGTTCGGTGTCGAGGAACTGACCAGCCACGGGGCCCGCGCCGTGTACGACGACCTGCACCAGCTGCGCCAGGACCTCCCCCGTCTGGTGGGGCTGGCCACCGCACCGTCACCCTCCGGGCGTGACACCCGCCGGAGCGGGTGA